In uncultured Bacteroides sp., one genomic interval encodes:
- the prfA gene encoding peptide chain release factor 1 yields MAEYNNTILDKLEGLVSRFEEISTLITDPDVISDMKRYVKLTKEYKELENIMNARKEYIQMLDGVEEAKVILDTEQDQEMREMAREELNACQSRIPELEEEIKLLLVPADPQDGKNAIVEIRGGTGGDEAAIFAGDLFRMYLKYCENKGWKVEITSTSEGTSGGFKEVVFTVSGENVYGTLKYESGVHRVQRVPATETQGRVHTSASSVAVLPEAEEFDVEINEGEIKWDTFRSGGAGGQNVNKVESGVRLRYMWKNPNTGVSEEIRIECTETRDQPKNKERALTRLRSFIYDKEHQKYLDDIASKRKTMVSTGDRSAKIRTYNYPQGRMTDHRINYTIYNLSAFMDGDIQDCIDRLIVAENAERMKESEL; encoded by the coding sequence ATGGCAGAATATAACAATACAATATTAGACAAACTTGAAGGCTTGGTAAGCCGTTTTGAAGAAATCTCGACCCTTATTACCGACCCTGATGTAATTTCAGATATGAAGCGTTACGTGAAACTAACCAAGGAATACAAAGAATTGGAAAATATAATGAACGCCCGCAAAGAGTACATACAAATGCTCGATGGAGTTGAGGAAGCCAAAGTAATTCTGGATACTGAACAAGATCAGGAAATGCGTGAAATGGCAAGAGAAGAATTAAATGCCTGCCAATCCCGTATTCCGGAACTGGAAGAGGAAATAAAACTGCTCCTTGTTCCTGCCGATCCTCAGGATGGTAAGAATGCCATTGTTGAAATTCGTGGTGGAACTGGTGGAGACGAAGCTGCTATCTTTGCCGGAGACTTATTTCGTATGTATTTGAAATACTGCGAGAACAAAGGTTGGAAAGTAGAAATAACAAGTACCAGTGAAGGAACATCCGGAGGATTCAAGGAAGTTGTCTTTACCGTAAGCGGTGAAAACGTATACGGGACTTTGAAATATGAATCGGGCGTACACCGTGTGCAGAGAGTTCCCGCCACTGAAACTCAAGGACGTGTTCACACATCGGCTTCTTCCGTAGCTGTACTTCCGGAAGCTGAAGAATTTGATGTAGAAATCAATGAAGGCGAAATTAAATGGGATACATTCCGTTCGGGTGGTGCTGGTGGTCAGAACGTAAACAAAGTAGAATCAGGTGTCCGCTTGCGTTATATGTGGAAGAATCCTAACACTGGCGTTTCAGAAGAAATTCGTATAGAATGTACTGAAACCCGTGACCAACCAAAGAATAAAGAAAGAGCACTCACACGACTTCGTTCTTTCATTTACGACAAAGAACATCAGAAATATCTGGATGATATTGCGTCAAAGCGTAAAACGATGGTTTCTACAGGTGACCGTTCGGCTAAAATCCGGACCTACAACTATCCGCAGGGACGTATGACCGATCACCGCATAAACTATACTATATATAACCTTTCTGCCTTTATGGACGGAGACATTCAAGATTGCATCGACCGTCTGATTGTAGCTGAAAATGCAGAACGAATGAAAGAAAGTGAATTATAA
- a CDS encoding AIR synthase related protein: protein MSNQRYMQRGVSASKEDVHNAIKNIDKGIFPKAFCKIIPDILGGDPEYCNIMHADGAGTKSSLAYLYWKETGDVSVWKGIAQDALIMNIDDLLCVGAVDNILVSSTIGRNKLLIPGEVISAIINGTDELLAELREMGVGVYATGGETADVGDLVRTIIVDSTVTCRMKRSDVIDNANIRPGDVIVGLTSYGQATYEKEYNGGMGSNGLTSARHDVFAKYLAEKYPESYDAGVPEDLVYSGNLKLTDPIEGISLDAGKMVLSPTRTYAPVVKKLLDALRPEIHGMVHCSGGAQTKVLHFVDNVRIIKDNLFPVPPLFKTIKEQSGTDWNEMYKVFNMGHRLEVYLSPEHAEEVIAISKSFGIESQIVGRIEESDKKELIIKSEFGEFRY, encoded by the coding sequence ATGAGTAATCAACGATACATGCAGCGTGGCGTTTCTGCATCAAAAGAAGATGTGCATAACGCTATAAAGAACATCGACAAGGGAATCTTCCCTAAAGCTTTCTGTAAAATTATTCCTGATATCTTGGGAGGTGATCCTGAATATTGTAACATTATGCATGCAGACGGAGCTGGAACAAAATCAAGTCTGGCATATCTTTACTGGAAAGAAACTGGCGATGTTTCTGTGTGGAAAGGCATTGCACAGGATGCGTTGATTATGAATATTGATGATTTACTTTGCGTTGGCGCAGTAGACAATATTCTGGTTTCCTCCACTATCGGTCGTAACAAGTTACTGATTCCGGGAGAAGTAATCTCGGCTATCATCAATGGTACAGATGAGTTACTTGCAGAACTTCGAGAAATGGGTGTGGGTGTTTATGCTACTGGTGGTGAAACAGCCGATGTTGGCGATTTGGTTCGTACTATCATCGTGGATAGTACAGTAACTTGCCGCATGAAGCGCAGTGACGTAATCGACAATGCTAATATCCGTCCAGGAGACGTTATTGTAGGACTTACGTCTTACGGACAAGCTACATACGAGAAAGAATACAACGGTGGTATGGGAAGTAATGGACTTACTTCTGCCCGCCATGATGTATTTGCCAAATATCTTGCAGAAAAATATCCTGAAAGCTATGATGCCGGCGTTCCTGAAGATCTTGTTTATTCTGGAAATTTAAAGCTGACTGATCCGATTGAAGGTATCAGCCTTGATGCAGGAAAGATGGTTCTCTCTCCTACCCGTACATATGCTCCGGTTGTAAAGAAGCTGCTTGATGCTCTTCGTCCTGAAATACATGGTATGGTTCATTGTTCCGGCGGTGCACAGACAAAAGTACTTCACTTTGTGGATAATGTAAGAATTATAAAAGACAACCTCTTCCCTGTACCTCCATTGTTTAAGACTATTAAAGAGCAATCGGGCACAGATTGGAATGAAATGTACAAGGTGTTTAATATGGGCCATCGTCTGGAAGTATATCTTTCACCAGAACATGCAGAAGAAGTTATTGCTATTTCAAAGTCATTCGGTATTGAATCGCAAATCGTTGGACGCATTGAAGAATCTGATAAAAAAGAGCTGATTATTAAAAGTGAATTCGGAGAGTTCAGATATTAA
- a CDS encoding LemA family protein, translating into MKKSVIIAIAVIVLIALLGSSAYNSMVDKQESVTKAWSNVENQYQRRSDLIPNLVNTVKGYAKHEKTTLEGVIAARSKATQITVDPENLTPEKLQAFQKAQGDVTTALGKLLAISENYPDLKANQNFLELQSQLEGTENRIAVERGRFNELAKEYNAYIRKFPRNMFAGMFGFEKRPYFEAEAGSEKAPTVEF; encoded by the coding sequence ATGAAAAAGTCAGTAATTATTGCCATTGCGGTAATTGTTCTTATTGCATTACTTGGTTCAAGTGCTTATAACTCAATGGTAGATAAACAAGAAAGTGTAACAAAAGCTTGGTCGAACGTAGAAAATCAATATCAGCGTCGTTCTGATCTTATTCCAAATCTTGTTAATACAGTAAAAGGATATGCTAAACACGAAAAAACTACTTTGGAAGGAGTTATTGCGGCACGTTCTAAGGCAACTCAGATAACTGTCGATCCTGAGAACCTGACTCCTGAAAAGTTGCAGGCATTTCAAAAAGCGCAAGGTGATGTTACAACAGCTCTTGGTAAACTGTTGGCCATTTCCGAGAACTACCCTGATTTAAAAGCAAACCAGAATTTCCTTGAGCTACAATCGCAGTTGGAAGGCACAGAAAATCGTATTGCAGTAGAACGCGGACGTTTCAACGAATTAGCAAAAGAGTATAACGCTTATATCCGCAAATTCCCAAGAAATATGTTTGCAGGAATGTTTGGCTTTGAAAAAAGACCATATTTTGAAGCAGAAGCTGGCTCTGAAAAAGCTCCAACAGTAGAGTTCTGA
- a CDS encoding TPM domain-containing protein — MLFLLLFVSFQANAQDNAYTVESVPNVHLENKMRYVSNPGGLLSQEACAAIDSMLWKLEQKTSIEVAVIALPSIGNENSFDFALGIFNAWKVGKKSKDNGLVILLVEDQRTIRFITGYGLEGDLPDAICKRIQVKKMNPFFRNNNWDGGMVSGIQAVCARLDGSMSNDELNNEEGGNIMFLFFAAGGFIILLAFIGGIASWRATRCPKCKQHKLMRTDSKLLSYRHGVKREEVVYTCQNCGHKIIRETESSDDNYRGGRGGLGGGIFLGGLGGGLGSGGGGFSGGSFGGGMSGGGGAGSDF; from the coding sequence ATGCTTTTCTTGCTGTTATTCGTTAGCTTTCAAGCAAATGCCCAGGATAATGCATATACAGTAGAAAGTGTTCCGAATGTGCATTTAGAAAATAAAATGCGCTACGTGAGCAATCCCGGTGGGCTTTTATCTCAGGAAGCTTGTGCAGCTATAGACAGCATGCTTTGGAAACTGGAACAAAAAACGTCCATTGAAGTTGCAGTTATTGCTCTTCCATCTATTGGGAATGAGAACAGCTTTGATTTTGCTCTTGGAATATTTAATGCATGGAAAGTAGGAAAAAAAAGCAAAGATAACGGACTGGTAATTTTGCTGGTAGAAGACCAACGCACGATACGTTTCATAACCGGTTATGGACTTGAAGGAGATTTACCGGATGCCATTTGCAAAAGAATTCAAGTCAAAAAAATGAATCCTTTCTTCCGCAACAACAACTGGGACGGAGGAATGGTTAGTGGTATTCAGGCCGTTTGTGCTCGTCTGGATGGTTCCATGAGTAACGATGAATTGAATAATGAGGAAGGCGGAAATATTATGTTTTTGTTCTTTGCTGCAGGCGGATTTATTATATTGTTAGCTTTTATAGGTGGAATTGCTTCCTGGAGAGCGACACGCTGCCCAAAATGCAAACAACATAAACTGATGAGAACGGATTCCAAACTTCTTTCTTACCGTCATGGAGTAAAAAGAGAAGAAGTGGTGTATACTTGCCAGAATTGTGGGCACAAAATAATTCGTGAAACGGAATCATCAGACGATAATTACCGTGGTGGAAGAGGCGGCCTTGGCGGAGGAATCTTCCTAGGCGGTCTTGGCGGAGGTCTAGGTTCAGGAGGCGGAGGATTCAGCGGAGGTAGCTTCGGCGGCGGCATGTCTGGTGGCGGAGGAGCAGGTTCAGATTTTTAA
- a CDS encoding autotransporter-associated beta strand repeat-containing protein, translating to MASCFLLQPTNAQRIQQPLGRGVVAVNNSGSVFISWRKLAQEPEKQQYNIYSRPVGTTDYTKINSSPLNVTNFTTSSISMGSEISVAPIINGIEQTRSQPFTLKDMALRSKFLEITFSNFLSGAYNTKFIWPADLDGDGEYDYVVDRLSLTGETSKIEGYSRFGQHLWTVDMGPNIPISEGHGDMVLAYDINCDGKSEVIIKSSDGTRFYDKANKTWGKFVNGNPTADTDNDGIIDYNTQSVRNPPQYMTVINGLTGEEMNTVEFNYPSDPTGDNYSRNNKADYMSDRYNELNGHCAIAYLDGIHPSIIMEYCDRTIDKTHHYYVSAWGYDFNDATASNWHEKFTWSRNDKTPWPAEFHMIRIGDVDFDGKDEMLEGGYVLNDDGTMLCSAGISHGDRFRVSDIDPDRPGLETYAIQQYAPDMLGQILYDAATATPIKKWYLPNTGDVGRGECIDVDKTHKGYEIWSTMGSLYNSKGDLISSGSVPFPTEGVAWDGELDHELLSAPDKNGYNGYIGKYVMNSSSTNRLIEFSRISNWTLTCSNGVRPAFFGDIIGDWREEIILRKGDETNGYTGIVGFTTDYATPYTLYCLQQNPAYRMQCTCRGYYQSPNTDFYWGYDMPVPPLPPSIATDMVWKNGSEWSAGNQNFIDFNSRTTTSFADGKSVMFDISGNNTSEININGTIKPLSVYAMIPKNKDYTWKGTGTLAGEMELWKSCNGKLTVNCPLSYTGKTYISEGTLELNNSIVGSLELRAKGTLAGNAILNDTVIFEGGLNYEGCRLAPGTANSPFGTITFNKSTTFPGKVYMEMNLQTEGSIKNDLIQVNGSLTMKGSNIFTIIASEEKPAVGEYTLVNCTGALTANPDSFVVRGLKGLSYTIEVKEHSLILNIKGQRAATQGVVWMGSINNNWDYQTENFKLNNQITQFVSGDQLIFNDNAITSNIVLNSLMETSGVTFNNDNLNYTLSGSGGLSSTGGVIKNGKGTLTLSANKSEYTGATIINGGTLAISALADGGTASSIGAATTDASNFQLNHATLTINNANTATNRGITITDTCNINIPTGTTALKGIILGEGKLVKTGAGQVNITYAGANTWTGGTVLNEGTLAMGSWNTTFGKIGGNIEANSGTITIFNNNNTSAVPNFDYATTIPFGKTVAIKAGDRCYINGSFHGAGTINLNMPYVRGDMLADWSDFSGNLNVTGNQLRLCQSTDMSKTTLSLGTGLYAGHYKKGSGTALSANSEIGTLASTATDCHLVNGTYNIGYNNADATFAGILDEVTVNKYGTGNWTLTGQSGALLNIYGGTIYANNVNSTTNKLITINNGGILGGNGAVANVEVKQGGTLTAGATINDCGTLSINGILTVDTLSTLKIKIRKNTNDGFTFSNDATFKGNTILIDISDRSLSAGDAFTVFTGNGLRTGSYNIYPAAPAQGLAWDDSQLLSNGILKVTLNTGINKTDAKGLHIYPTVVIDECYVDATRVCDGDIIIQVFDATGNCILSKNVNSASIATLHLGSFNKGIYIIRITNKNGSFSQKITKN from the coding sequence ATAGCATCCTGCTTTTTACTTCAGCCGACAAATGCACAACGAATTCAGCAACCATTAGGTCGCGGTGTTGTAGCTGTTAATAACAGCGGTTCTGTCTTTATTTCCTGGCGAAAGCTAGCACAAGAGCCCGAGAAGCAACAATACAACATTTACTCTCGCCCTGTAGGAACAACAGACTATACAAAAATAAATTCTTCACCACTTAACGTGACAAATTTCACAACATCGTCTATCAGCATGGGGAGTGAAATTTCAGTAGCTCCAATTATTAATGGTATAGAGCAAACAAGAAGCCAACCATTTACATTAAAAGATATGGCTTTAAGAAGTAAGTTTCTGGAGATAACTTTTAGCAACTTTCTTTCAGGAGCTTATAATACTAAATTTATATGGCCTGCTGATTTGGACGGAGATGGTGAATACGATTATGTAGTAGATCGTCTTTCTCTCACAGGAGAGACTTCTAAAATTGAAGGGTATTCTCGGTTTGGCCAACATCTATGGACCGTAGATATGGGACCTAATATCCCCATAAGTGAAGGACATGGTGATATGGTATTAGCTTATGATATTAACTGTGATGGTAAATCAGAAGTTATAATCAAAAGTTCAGATGGCACGCGTTTTTACGATAAGGCTAATAAAACCTGGGGGAAATTTGTAAATGGCAACCCTACAGCAGATACAGATAATGACGGAATTATAGACTATAATACTCAATCTGTAAGAAACCCGCCACAGTATATGACCGTCATCAATGGACTCACCGGCGAAGAGATGAATACTGTGGAATTTAATTATCCAAGTGACCCAACGGGTGATAATTATTCACGCAACAATAAAGCTGATTATATGTCTGACCGGTATAACGAACTAAACGGACACTGCGCTATTGCTTATTTGGATGGTATTCATCCAAGTATTATAATGGAATATTGCGATCGTACAATAGATAAAACTCATCATTATTACGTTTCCGCCTGGGGATATGACTTTAATGATGCTACAGCTAGTAACTGGCATGAAAAGTTTACCTGGAGCCGAAACGACAAAACGCCATGGCCAGCAGAATTTCACATGATTCGTATTGGTGATGTTGATTTTGATGGCAAGGATGAAATGCTGGAAGGTGGTTATGTACTTAATGACGACGGTACTATGTTATGTAGCGCAGGTATATCTCATGGGGACCGTTTTCGCGTAAGTGATATTGACCCAGATCGTCCGGGACTAGAGACCTATGCCATTCAACAGTATGCACCCGATATGTTGGGGCAGATTCTTTATGATGCTGCAACAGCTACCCCTATCAAGAAATGGTATCTTCCAAATACAGGAGACGTAGGCAGAGGAGAATGTATTGATGTGGATAAAACTCATAAAGGTTATGAAATTTGGAGCACAATGGGAAGCCTGTACAACAGTAAGGGTGATTTGATTAGCAGTGGCAGTGTACCTTTCCCGACTGAAGGTGTTGCATGGGATGGAGAACTTGATCATGAACTTCTATCAGCTCCGGATAAAAACGGCTATAACGGATACATTGGTAAATATGTAATGAATAGTTCTTCAACAAATCGTCTCATAGAGTTTAGCCGCATATCAAACTGGACTCTGACCTGTTCAAATGGTGTTCGTCCAGCTTTCTTCGGTGACATTATAGGTGACTGGCGAGAAGAAATCATTCTACGTAAAGGTGATGAGACTAATGGATATACAGGGATAGTGGGATTTACGACCGATTATGCAACACCTTACACTTTATATTGTCTTCAACAAAATCCGGCATATCGCATGCAATGTACTTGTCGTGGTTATTACCAAAGTCCGAATACCGATTTCTATTGGGGATATGATATGCCTGTACCTCCACTACCTCCTTCAATAGCAACTGATATGGTTTGGAAAAATGGTTCGGAATGGTCTGCAGGAAATCAGAATTTTATTGATTTCAACAGTCGTACTACTACTAGTTTTGCAGATGGGAAAAGTGTTATGTTTGATATATCCGGAAATAACACTTCCGAAATAAATATAAATGGTACTATAAAACCTTTGTCCGTATATGCAATGATTCCAAAAAACAAAGACTACACATGGAAAGGAACTGGAACACTTGCTGGCGAAATGGAACTTTGGAAGAGTTGTAACGGAAAGCTGACTGTAAACTGCCCATTATCTTATACGGGTAAAACCTATATTTCGGAAGGCACCCTTGAATTAAATAATTCTATTGTTGGTTCACTGGAGTTACGTGCAAAAGGTACTCTTGCCGGAAATGCTATTCTGAATGACACTGTTATTTTCGAAGGAGGTCTCAACTACGAAGGATGCCGATTAGCACCTGGTACAGCCAACAGCCCTTTCGGAACAATCACGTTCAACAAAAGCACAACATTCCCAGGCAAAGTTTATATGGAAATGAATCTGCAAACAGAAGGTAGCATAAAAAATGATCTCATTCAGGTAAATGGAAGTTTAACAATGAAAGGATCGAATATCTTTACCATCATTGCAAGTGAAGAAAAACCTGCCGTAGGTGAATATACATTAGTAAACTGCACCGGAGCTCTTACTGCCAATCCTGATAGTTTTGTTGTACGTGGACTGAAAGGCCTTTCATACACCATTGAAGTAAAAGAACATTCGCTTATATTAAACATTAAAGGACAGCGGGCTGCTACACAAGGTGTTGTGTGGATGGGAAGTATCAATAATAATTGGGACTACCAGACAGAAAATTTCAAACTCAATAATCAAATAACCCAGTTTGTTTCCGGAGATCAACTGATCTTTAACGATAATGCTATAACCAGCAATATAGTTTTAAACAGTCTTATGGAAACTTCTGGTGTTACTTTTAACAATGATAATTTGAATTATACTCTATCTGGTTCAGGTGGATTAAGTAGTACTGGCGGAGTTATCAAAAACGGTAAAGGTACATTAACCCTTTCTGCAAATAAAAGTGAGTATACTGGCGCAACTATAATTAATGGCGGAACACTTGCTATCAGTGCACTTGCCGATGGGGGAACAGCCAGCAGTATTGGTGCTGCTACAACCGATGCATCTAATTTTCAGCTCAACCATGCCACTTTGACTATAAACAATGCCAATACAGCTACTAACCGTGGCATAACCATTACTGACACTTGTAATATAAATATACCTACCGGAACCACTGCTCTTAAAGGAATTATCCTGGGAGAAGGTAAATTGGTAAAAACCGGTGCCGGACAAGTGAATATTACCTATGCCGGAGCAAATACCTGGACTGGTGGAACTGTTCTTAATGAAGGAACTCTTGCAATGGGAAGCTGGAATACCACATTTGGAAAGATCGGTGGAAATATTGAAGCCAATAGTGGGACCATTACTATATTTAATAACAACAATACCTCGGCTGTTCCAAACTTTGATTATGCTACCACTATTCCTTTTGGAAAAACTGTTGCAATTAAAGCGGGCGACCGATGCTATATTAATGGTTCATTTCATGGAGCAGGAACAATCAACTTAAACATGCCTTATGTTAGAGGAGATATGTTGGCTGACTGGTCTGATTTTTCAGGAAATCTAAATGTAACAGGTAATCAGTTACGTCTTTGCCAATCAACTGATATGAGCAAAACAACTCTATCACTTGGAACAGGGCTCTATGCCGGACATTATAAAAAGGGAAGTGGAACAGCTCTATCAGCCAATAGCGAAATTGGAACTCTTGCTTCTACTGCAACCGACTGTCACTTAGTCAACGGAACATACAACATTGGTTACAATAATGCTGATGCTACTTTTGCCGGCATCCTTGATGAAGTTACTGTTAATAAGTATGGTACTGGGAATTGGACGCTTACCGGACAAAGTGGAGCTCTTTTAAATATTTACGGTGGAACAATATATGCAAACAATGTAAATTCTACTACCAATAAACTCATCACAATAAACAATGGTGGAATATTGGGAGGCAACGGCGCAGTAGCAAATGTAGAAGTTAAGCAAGGTGGAACTCTGACCGCAGGAGCAACAATTAATGATTGTGGAACACTATCTATAAATGGAATTTTAACTGTAGATACTTTATCCACACTTAAAATTAAAATTCGCAAAAACACAAACGATGGTTTTACCTTTTCAAACGATGCAACTTTCAAAGGAAACACAATATTAATCGATATATCAGACCGTTCTCTCTCAGCTGGTGATGCATTTACTGTATTTACGGGAAATGGACTTCGCACTGGCTCATACAATATTTATCCTGCAGCACCAGCTCAAGGATTGGCATGGGACGACAGCCAGTTACTTTCCAATGGAATATTGAAAGTAACCTTAAACACCGGTATAAATAAGACTGATGCTAAAGGTTTACACATCTATCCAACAGTTGTTATAGATGAGTGTTACGTTGATGCAACGCGAGTATGTGACGGAGATATTATCATACAGGTTTTTGACGCAACGGGAAATTGTATTTTGAGTAAAAATGTTAATTCAGCCTCTATTGCTACATTACATTTAGGAAGCTTCAATAAAGGGATATATATTATCCGTATTACTAATAAAAACGGATCATTTTCGCAAAAAATAACTAAAAACTAA
- a CDS encoding alpha/beta hydrolase, with product MVAKKVIKIIKYLLLSLLLLFIASTVGGSFYMLDYSLASKHNNNDEAESYQYMYDNYPYLHQWVDSLNKVSALKDTFIIGNENNKLHAYFIAANKPTKKTAILVHGYTDNAIRMMMIGYLYNHDLNYNVLLPDLRAHGKSEGYAIQMGWKDRLDVIHWIDVAKGIYGDSTNIVVHGISMGAATTMMVSGENLPSNVKCFVEDCGYTSVWDEFSKELEERFNLPKFPLMYATSLLCDIKYNWNFKEASPLNQVKKCRLPMFFIHGDADTYVPTWMVYPLYEAKSAPKELWIVRGAEHAKSYKQSPQLYLAKVKAFTDKYIK from the coding sequence ATGGTAGCAAAAAAGGTCATCAAAATTATAAAATATTTGCTTCTCTCACTATTACTTCTTTTCATAGCAAGTACAGTGGGGGGAAGCTTTTATATGCTTGATTACTCGCTAGCATCAAAACATAACAATAATGACGAAGCTGAGTCGTATCAGTATATGTACGACAATTATCCTTACCTGCATCAATGGGTGGATAGTCTGAATAAGGTTTCGGCATTAAAGGATACTTTCATTATTGGCAACGAAAATAACAAACTGCACGCCTATTTCATTGCCGCTAACAAACCAACAAAAAAGACAGCTATATTGGTTCATGGTTATACAGACAATGCCATCCGTATGATGATGATTGGCTATTTGTACAATCATGATTTGAATTATAATGTTCTTCTTCCTGATCTGCGGGCACATGGAAAAAGTGAAGGTTATGCTATTCAGATGGGATGGAAAGATCGTCTTGATGTAATTCACTGGATTGATGTAGCAAAAGGTATATATGGAGATAGTACAAACATTGTGGTTCATGGCATCTCAATGGGAGCTGCAACAACAATGATGGTAAGTGGAGAAAACCTTCCTTCAAATGTAAAATGCTTTGTGGAAGATTGCGGATACACCAGTGTATGGGATGAGTTTTCTAAAGAATTGGAAGAACGTTTCAACTTACCCAAGTTTCCGTTAATGTATGCTACCAGCTTGCTATGCGACATTAAATATAACTGGAATTTCAAAGAAGCGTCTCCACTGAATCAAGTTAAAAAATGCCGTTTACCAATGTTCTTTATTCATGGTGATGCAGATACTTATGTTCCTACCTGGATGGTTTATCCGCTTTATGAAGCAAAATCAGCACCAAAAGAATTATGGATTGTTCGGGGAGCTGAGCATGCAAAATCGTACAAACAAAGTCCTCAGCTTTATCTTGCAAAAGTTAAAGCGTTTACTGATAAGTATATTAAATAA
- the aroE gene encoding shikimate dehydrogenase (AroE; catalyzes the conversion of shikimate to 3-dehydroshikimate) encodes MQKYGLIGYPLKHSFSIGFFNEKFKSENIDAEYVNFEIPDINLFMNVISENSDLCGLNVTIPYKEQIIPFLDELDKDTAKIGAVNVIKIIRQKGKIKLVGYNSDIIGFTQSIEPLLKVHHKKALILGAGGAAKAVFHGLKNLGITSTYVSRTKQQPDMLTYEELTPEIIAENTIIVNATPVGMFPNVDACPNIPYECLTKNHLLYDLLYNPDTTLFMKKGAERGAKTKNGLEMLLLQAFAAWEIWNK; translated from the coding sequence ATGCAAAAGTACGGTTTAATAGGCTATCCTCTCAAACATTCTTTCTCGATTGGATTTTTCAACGAGAAATTCAAATCGGAAAACATCGATGCCGAATATGTAAATTTTGAGATTCCTGATATCAATCTTTTTATGAATGTAATCAGTGAAAACTCTGATCTTTGTGGTTTGAATGTCACTATTCCGTATAAGGAACAAATTATCCCTTTCCTCGACGAATTAGATAAAGATACTGCTAAAATTGGTGCAGTCAATGTAATTAAAATCATTCGTCAGAAAGGAAAAATAAAACTGGTTGGATATAATTCTGATATTATTGGTTTTACACAATCTATTGAACCTTTGCTAAAAGTGCATCACAAAAAAGCTCTTATTCTGGGAGCAGGAGGTGCTGCTAAAGCAGTATTTCACGGATTAAAGAATCTGGGTATTACAAGTACGTATGTATCGCGCACTAAACAGCAGCCAGATATGCTTACTTATGAGGAACTTACTCCTGAAATTATAGCCGAAAACACTATTATTGTAAATGCCACTCCTGTAGGTATGTTTCCTAATGTAGATGCCTGCCCGAACATTCCTTATGAGTGTCTTACTAAAAATCATTTGTTATACGATTTATTGTATAATCCGGACACAACACTATTTATGAAGAAAGGGGCAGAACGAGGAGCTAAAACCAAAAATGGTTTGGAAATGCTTTTACTTCAGGCTTTTGCTGCATGGGAAATATGGAATAAGTAA
- the ubiE gene encoding bifunctional demethylmenaquinone methyltransferase/2-methoxy-6-polyprenyl-1,4-benzoquinol methylase UbiE — protein MKYPQEEIKPYSSEGKKTQQVETMFDNIAHHYDLLNHTMSFGIDKGWRRKAIAWLKPFRPQKMMDVATGTGDFAIQAYRDLLPEELIGTDISEGMMRIGKEKVLKLGLDQSISFAKEDCMNLTFTDNTFDAITVAFGIRNFENLDKGLSEMHRVLNKDGHLVILELTTPDSFPMKQLFAIYSKIVIPTMGKLLSKDDNAYTYLPETIKAFPQGEVMKGVIEKAGFKDVSFKRLTFGICTLYTAAK, from the coding sequence ATGAAATACCCTCAAGAAGAAATAAAGCCTTATAGCTCCGAAGGAAAAAAAACCCAACAGGTGGAGACTATGTTTGATAATATAGCTCATCATTACGACCTTTTAAACCATACCATGTCTTTTGGTATTGACAAGGGTTGGAGACGGAAGGCAATTGCCTGGTTGAAACCTTTTCGTCCTCAGAAAATGATGGATGTAGCTACCGGAACAGGCGATTTTGCTATTCAGGCTTACCGCGATTTATTACCTGAAGAACTGATTGGTACAGATATTTCGGAAGGGATGATGAGAATTGGTAAAGAGAAGGTGCTAAAGTTGGGACTTGACCAGAGTATATCTTTCGCCAAGGAAGATTGTATGAACCTGACTTTCACTGACAACACTTTTGATGCAATCACTGTTGCTTTTGGTATCCGTAACTTTGAAAACCTGGACAAAGGTTTATCAGAAATGCATAGGGTACTGAACAAAGACGGGCATTTGGTTATTCTGGAACTGACCACTCCGGATTCTTTCCCGATGAAACAGTTATTTGCCATCTATTCTAAGATTGTGATTCCTACAATGGGTAAGCTTCTTTCAAAAGATGATAATGCTTACACCTATCTACCTGAAACCATCAAAGCCTTTCCACAAGGGGAAGTAATGAAGGGAGTTATTGAAAAGGCGGGATTCAAAGATGTTTCTTTCAAACGACTGACATTTGGAATCTGCACCCTTTACACTGCTGCAAAATAA